The Gemella massiliensis DNA segment TAATTTACAAAATCATAATAAAAAATTTACATCGTTAGAATTAGTAAAGCAAATTAATTTTTTTAGAGGAGAATTTCAGAATAAATCAGAACTTGCACATAATGATTTACTAAAGATAATAAGAGATGAATTTGAAGAAGAAATCTCACTGGGAAAAATTTCCCAGTCAAAATATACTAATTCTCGAGGTAGAGAATACCCAATGTATATATTAACAACATCACAAGCTAAGCAAGTGTTAATTCGAGAAAGTAAGCAAGTAAGACGTGCGGTTATTAAATATATTGAGGAACTTGAAGGAAATCTGACTCCCCAACAAAAACGCCTATACTACAAAAAAGTACCAGTAATGACAGTAGATATGTTAGCAAAAGAATTAAATATATCAACAGTAACTGTAAATAAAATGTTGTATAAATTAGATGACGGAAATGTGTTAACCGGAAATGAGTTAAAATATTTTAAAAAAGAAAACAGTTATAAGTCAAGTTGTAGCTTGCTTAGAATAATCTACCATCGTGTGGCTGATACAATAGCAAGAAATTTAGGTAAGCAATTAAGTGATTATTTTCTGTTTGATTGTGATAAATATAAACTACCCCTTGAGCAAATGCAAATAGCCTTAAAACAAGCAGACAACCTTGCTAGAATAGGTAAACAAATAAGCAATAAAGAAGATAAGGATTTTGTGTTAATGAAAGCCAGTGAGATATTAGTTAATATCGGACTATGGGATAATAAAGAAGATACTGATTACGATATAAATAGCCTCGATGGCTGGAACAAGAAATGTAAAATAGGTAATAATTTAGGCTACATAAATAGGCAGTTAAAATTATTGTAAAGCACTCCCCCTATAATTTAGGGGGTATTTTTTATTTCACTTGATTTAGTAAGGAAAATATGATACTGTTAATGCGTATAAAATAAAATTTAAGGAGGAAATAAAAATGAATAAAGTAGTTAAGATTACTGCAAAAGTTTTGCTAAGTACTGCATTGTTATCATCAATTATAATTCCCACATCTAACCAAGCGAGAGCTGATTGGAAACAAGATGAAAACGGTTGGTGGTATGATAGGGGAAGTGGACATTATTATAAAGATGGAGTATATGATATTGGAGGAAAAGCTTATCGTTTTGATAAAAGAGGATATATGGTAACGGGCTGGTATTATGATAATGGTAAGCATGAGAGATTAAAAGGATGGTATTATTATGATCCAGTAAATGGAGATGAAAAAAGAGGTTGGCAGAATATAGATGGAAAATGGTATTTTTTTAGTTATGGTAATGGCAATGCACTTACAGGTTTACAGTTTATAGATGATAAAGAATATTATTTTGATCCTGTAAATGGGGATATGAAAACAGGGTGGATAAAGATTGAAGGGAAGTGGCGCTATTTTGATCCTGAAAGTGGAGCTCAAACAGAAAAAACTTGGAGATATATAAACGGGAAATGGTATTATTTTGACGCAGTTAATCCAGTTACAGGTTTTTTGTATATAGGTGAAAAAAGATATTATTTTGACCCAGTAAACTGTGATATGAAAATAGGATGGACAAAAGTAGATGGACATCAATATTATATGGATCCTAATGATGGAGGAGCGGTAGCAACGAATAAAGTCTTGCTTATGAATGGTGTTTATTACACTTTTGATTGGATTGGCAAACTTATAAAAGTTGAGTTAGCTAATAAATAACGAAACTAATTATTTAATAAAGAATATATCCGCAAGATTTTTAATAAAATAAGAACTAGCTTTTATTTTAAAGTTAGTTCTTTTGTTGTTTTAAAATATATTCTAGTGGCATTCCTTTGTCAATACCTCTAAATATCCTAAATGCTACTATTACATCTGCGTAGAAATGTTGATTGTACTATTTATAATAGCGATATTATTAATATTAATAATACCGAACATTACTAAAAATATTGACACAGCAAAAGATAAAAGTTCGCAAGCATATGAAAAAACTGTTCAATCTCAGGTAACGGCATATCAAATAAATGAAAAAGATAATGATGTAACATTTGAAAAATTGGTAGAAAAACATTATTTAGATGGCCCGGTAGATAAGGCCAGCACCGCACCTAATGGCAAAAAAATTATTATTTCAAATGGAAAAGCTACATTACAAAACTAAAGAAGCATATACTTTGGTAGAGATGCTTGCTGTTTTACTAATAGTTAGTATTATAGTAATTATGTTATCTGTTATTTCAATAGGAGATTATACTAAATATAAGGAAAGGTTAGCGGTGAATGAATTAATCTCCGATATTTATTTTATACAAACATCAAGTTTAAGAGAAGGTAATTCTCCGTATATTGATTTATTTTCCGGTGATAATGAATATTTAATGTATTATGATAAGCATTCAAGTTGGAAAAAATTATCTCAAAATGGAAAAATAGTTGCTAATGGTCCGACGATAAGACTTAGGTATAGAGAGGGGAACTTAATATCAAGAGCTAACACAATAGATGTAAAATTTGAACGCAGTTTGTATCGTATTATCGTTCATTTAGATAGTGGGTATATTACGGTAGATGAACTATAAAAGTGGTTTTACATTTGTTGAACTGATTATTGCTTTAGCAATTTGTTCCATGATATTCGGTTTTCTTATACCTAATTTAGTTCGTCAATATTCAACTATTGCAATGATAGAAAAACAACTTGAGATGAAAGAAATTCTTTATGAAGAAATTAGTAATCATTATAATGAAAAAAATTTCAGTGTTAGAAGAGAAAACTATGAAATAGTAGTTAGTCTTGAAAAGGCGGAAATAGTGGATATAAATACTAATGAAAAGGTCAGTTATGAGTAAAAGCAAAAAAGAGGGTTTTACACTATTAGAACTTACCATATCGTTATTTCTTTTGATTATAGTTACACTTTTGTTGATGCTTATACTTCAGACAACATTGAAAACTTCTAAAAATTTTTTAGATTTTACAAATTATGAATATGCTTTAGCACATAAAAAAATCTTTCAAATTTATAATTCCAGCGAAAAACTTGAGAGGGAAAGTAATTACATTATAATGAAAAATAAAGAAAAAAAGAAGAAGTAAGGTTAGTATTTCAAGGAAATAAAATTTATATGGAAAAACAAAAAAATACAAACTCTTATGCAGGATATATCCTTCTTCTTCAAAAATTAAAAGGTTACTCAATAGAGCAAAGTGACGACAGAATAAAAATTACCATCATTGATAGAGAAAATAAAAAGAGAATACTTTACCTTATGCTAAAAAATCAAAAAGATAATGATAAAGATGAAAAAAAAGAGGATGACGAAATTGAATAAGAAAAATCTTAAAAATGGTAGTGCAGTTATAACTTCACTTTTAGTAATGCTTTTTGTTATTGTTGTTATGTTTAGCATAATTGGAATTTATATAAACAAGATGTATAGTATAAAAAATCTAAATGATTATTATGATAAAAAAATAGTAGAACAGTTAACTAAAAATATTAGTAATAAAGAATAATTATATGAGATGGGAAAAGTTAAACTTCTGACGTTCCCATCTTTTTACTTTCTATAACCAATATAAATGTTGCGTTGTTTTGGTAAATAGTTTAAAATATTAGTATGAAATTTAAAAACAAATAATTTATTAAGGAGATAAAAATGAGTAAAAAAACAATATTAACTTTCGCTGTTGCAGGCTTAGGTGCGGTAGCATTATCTACATTAATTTCAAAAAAAGAAAGATTTAGTAAAGAAGAAAAAGAAACTATTGATAAATACAAAGAATATTTAGAGGAGAAAGACTACATTGTAGTTGATAAGAAAAATTATAAAAAACAAGTAGGAAATATTTTGTCATTGTCATCATTACCTTTATATTATAAAGCTGCTAAAAAAGTAGCTAAATTTGTGTTATAAAATGTTCATACCGGAGAAAAATTATTCCTTTTATGAGGAAAATCCTAAGGGAAAGTTAACTTTTAAAAAATTTGTAAAAGAGATGTATTATAGAATAATGTACGATGAAATATCAATTCTATCATCAAATTTGAGTTATTATTTCATTCTTTCGTTGTTCCCTATGCTTTTAGTCGCATTAGCGCTAACTCCATACTTCAAAATAGATCAACAGTTTTTATTAGAAAAAATACAAACCTTTGCTCCAGGAGATTTAGGAAATTATTTATTTAGCATAATCAGTGAAGTATTAAATAATAAAAGTAACAACACAATTCTAACATTTGGTATTATTTTTACTTTATGGTCTGCTTCTAACGGAATTTATGGTATTATTATAGCATTTAATAATGCTTTCAGAGTGAGAGATGAACGTGTTTGGATTGTTACCAAAATTATTAGTATAATATTTACAATATTATTTTTAGTAGGAATGTTTTTAGTATTAACTCTTGTTGTTTTTGGGAAACAATTAACATGGTTATTATTCCATAAGCTACATTTTGATGAGGGTTTTTCTAATTTATGGACATATCTTACATACAGCTTTCCTATGCTATTTACGTTTATAGTATTTGTGTTTATATATATATTAGGACCTAATGTTAAGGTAAGAGTTATTAGTATATTCCCCGGAGCAATATTCTCAACTATATCTTGGACACTGGTTAGTAGATTGTTCGGTTATTACATTGATCATTTTTCCAGTTATATAAAAACATATGGTACCATTGGTGGACTAATGGCATTTATTCTTTGGCTTTATATAACGGGATATATATTAATACTTGGTGCAGAGATAAATGCAATATTACATAATTATAAGGTAGAACATCGAGTTTTTGAAGAAACTCACACGAAAGCTAAATAAAATATAATAGTATATTTTAAAAAAATAATTATATCTTATAGTGTACAAAGAATATTTTTAAGAAAAATTAACGAAATTTTCAAAAAAATGTTTACTTTTATTTTATTCTATATTATTATAGTGTAATAATAATTTAAAAATAGGAGGATGTGTATGCAAAAACAACGTGTGAAAGATTTTCTTAATATTATTTTAAATGGAACAGCACTTGGGATAGTTGTGGGTTTAATACCTAATGCGGTATTGAGTACACTGTTTAAGTATTTAGGAGCACATTTTGCACCGAATGTGTTTACAACATTAACACAAGCAATGTATTTATTCCAATTTGGAGTTCCGGTATTGGTTGGAATGATTATCGGGCAAATGTTAAACTTTAAAGCAATAGAGTCAGCGGTATTGGGATCAACTGTTTTAGCAGCCAGCGGTTCATTAACTTTTAATGCTACGGCAAAGGCATGGACAGGTGTGCCGATGGGTGATTTATTTAATGTTATGTTAATTGCTGCGATCGGTGCATTGATTATTAAGTTAGTAAAAGATAAATTTGGTACATTGACAATTATTTTACTACCAATAGTAGGAGGATTAGTTGCCGCTTTTGGATTAGTTACATTACCATATATGAAAAGTCTAACAAATTTTCTAGCGACTATTGTTTTTAAATTTACAACTTTGCAACCTGTATTAATGTGTATATTGATTGCGATGGCGTTTTCATTTATGATTGTTACTCCGGTTTCAACTGTTGCTATGGGAATTATTTTATTTTCTAATGAAAACTTTATCGGTGCGGGAGCGGCGACACTTGGTGTATTATCTGCAGCAGCCGTTCTTTCAATCGGGACATTTAGAGCCAAAAATAAAGGTGTCAGTCTTGCAATTATTTTAGGAGCAATAAAATTAATGATGCCGAACTGTGCAAGGAAGCCACAATTATTTTTAACTATATTGACTACCTCCGCTATTACCGGCTTGGCAGGATATTTACTTAATATTTTAGGAAATAAAGATAGTGCAGGATTTGGTATTATCGGGTTAATTGGACCTACAAAAGCCAGTGAATTAGGGAGTACATTATTAGGGGTTATTTTAGCGTTTTTTGTAATTCCGTTTACAGTCGCATTTATAGCAGATAGATTATATTCAGATGTACTAAAATTATATAAAACTGATGCGTATAAAACAGATAATTTATAATGACTTATGACCTATAAGTTAAAAATTTAATAGAATTACTTATTGATAGTTGAACACAACGGCTATTGAGTAAAAATTAGCTTTAAAGAACTTTTTCAAATTTAATGAATTATGAGGGGGTGACTTAACAAAAATGATTTTTAATGAAATCATGATTTTTGAGTCGCTCCTCTTTTTACTAATTTTTCCACATTCTTAAACGTTTACAAAAGTTGACAAAACAGGAAGATAAAGTTAGAATTATAGAAAATAATAAATTATTAAGTAGAGGAGATATGGCTATGAAAATTTTATTTGCGGGTGCAGGGGCACTGGGAACAAGATTTGGATATATGTTATTTAAAAATGGAGAAGATGTTACATTTATTGATTCTTGGCA contains these protein-coding regions:
- a CDS encoding N-acetylmuramoyl-L-alanine amidase family protein, whose product is MNKVVKITAKVLLSTALLSSIIIPTSNQARADWKQDENGWWYDRGSGHYYKDGVYDIGGKAYRFDKRGYMVTGWYYDNGKHERLKGWYYYDPVNGDEKRGWQNIDGKWYFFSYGNGNALTGLQFIDDKEYYFDPVNGDMKTGWIKIEGKWRYFDPESGAQTEKTWRYINGKWYYFDAVNPVTGFLYIGEKRYYFDPVNCDMKIGWTKVDGHQYYMDPNDGGAVATNKVLLMNGVYYTFDWIGKLIKVELANK
- a CDS encoding type II secretion system protein codes for the protein MAKKLLFQMEKLHYKTKEAYTLVEMLAVLLIVSIIVIMLSVISIGDYTKYKERLAVNELISDIYFIQTSSLREGNSPYIDLFSGDNEYLMYYDKHSSWKKLSQNGKIVANGPTIRLRYREGNLISRANTIDVKFERSLYRIIVHLDSGYITVDEL
- the comGE gene encoding competence type IV pilus minor pilin ComGE, translating into MNYKSGFTFVELIIALAICSMIFGFLIPNLVRQYSTIAMIEKQLEMKEILYEEISNHYNEKNFSVRRENYEIVVSLEKAEIVDINTNEKVSYE
- a CDS encoding type II secretion system protein — encoded protein: MSKSKKEGFTLLELTISLFLLIIVTLLLMLILQTTLKTSKNFLDFTNYEYALAHKKIFQIYNSSEKLERESNYIIMKNKEKKKK
- a CDS encoding YihY/virulence factor BrkB family protein; the protein is MFIPEKNYSFYEENPKGKLTFKKFVKEMYYRIMYDEISILSSNLSYYFILSLFPMLLVALALTPYFKIDQQFLLEKIQTFAPGDLGNYLFSIISEVLNNKSNNTILTFGIIFTLWSASNGIYGIIIAFNNAFRVRDERVWIVTKIISIIFTILFLVGMFLVLTLVVFGKQLTWLLFHKLHFDEGFSNLWTYLTYSFPMLFTFIVFVFIYILGPNVKVRVISIFPGAIFSTISWTLVSRLFGYYIDHFSSYIKTYGTIGGLMAFILWLYITGYILILGAEINAILHNYKVEHRVFEETHTKAK
- a CDS encoding PTS sugar transporter subunit IIC, which encodes MQKQRVKDFLNIILNGTALGIVVGLIPNAVLSTLFKYLGAHFAPNVFTTLTQAMYLFQFGVPVLVGMIIGQMLNFKAIESAVLGSTVLAASGSLTFNATAKAWTGVPMGDLFNVMLIAAIGALIIKLVKDKFGTLTIILLPIVGGLVAAFGLVTLPYMKSLTNFLATIVFKFTTLQPVLMCILIAMAFSFMIVTPVSTVAMGIILFSNENFIGAGAATLGVLSAAAVLSIGTFRAKNKGVSLAIILGAIKLMMPNCARKPQLFLTILTTSAITGLAGYLLNILGNKDSAGFGIIGLIGPTKASELGSTLLGVILAFFVIPFTVAFIADRLYSDVLKLYKTDAYKTDNL